A segment of the Fusobacterium ulcerans genome:
TAAATATTATAAAATAATGGAAGATGCCCACAATTTTTTTAAAGAATATATCTTTTCCAATGGTGGAAGAGAAGCTATGGAATATCTGGCAGCTAGAAAACTCAATCCAAAGATCATAAAAGATAATGAACTGGGCTTTGCCCCAAATAAGTGGAATGAACTTAATGATCATCTTATCAGCAAGGGATATGAATTAAAAGATCTCATTGCATTAGGTCTTGTGAAAGAGAGTGAAAATGGGCAGTATGATGTATTCAGGAATAGGATTATATTTCCAATCTACTCTCCAACTGGAAAAATAATAGCCTTTGGAGGAAGAACTCTTGAAAATAATAAAGAGGTTCCTAAATATATAAACTCACCAGATACACCTATCTTTAAAAAAGGTAAGAATTTATATGGACTAGAACGTGGAAGCATGATTAAGAAAAAAAATTATGCTATGCTCATGGAAGGTTATATGGATGTACTGTCAGGGTATTTATATGGATTTGATGTAGCCCTGGCTCCTTTGGGAACAGCATTAACTGAGGAACAAGGAAAACTTCTAAAAAGATATACTTCTAATATAATACTTTCTTTTGATTCAGATGCAGCAGGGCAGTCAGCAACGGAAAGATCTGGAATGATACTAAAAACGTTAGGTTTTAATATCAGAGTTCTGGTTCTTGAAGGAGCGAAGGATCCTGATGAATATTTAAAGCTGTATGGAAAAGAAAGCTTTTTAAAGTGTGTGAAAAATTCTGTTGAAATATTTGATTTTTTATTTAAATATTATTCAAAAGAATACGATCTAAGCAACATGATGTCTAAGCAGAATTTTATAAACAGATTTAAAGAATTTTTTCAAAGTGTAGATACAGATCTTGAGAAAAGTTTGTACTTAGACAAATTGTCTAAACAGTTAAATATTGAAAAAGATATACTTAAAGAGACTTTGATAGATAAAAATAGAAAAAAATCAAGGAAAATAGAAGAAGTTTCAGAAAATATAAGTATATCAAGAGAAGAAGCAGCAAGTAAATTAGAAGAGCTTACACTTGGACTTATACTGGCTAAAAATGAATATTTTGAATATTTTAAAAATAAAAATATAAAAGGATCTTTGACTAGAAAAGTTTTTCAATATCTTAAAGAAAGAGATGAAGAATCAAATATAGTGAGAGAGCTTAAAGATAACGTTGAATTGACAAAAGCTGAAACAGATGAGTGGGAAATTGTAATCTGTATGGCTATAAATGATTTTTCTAGTGAAGAGAGAACAAATAAGTTATTAGAGGAGATATTTATCTCTTGGTTTAGAATAGAATTGAAAGAAAAACAAAGGAATAGAGAAAATATTAGTAAAACGATAGGGCTTAAAAGCATTGAATTAAAATTGAATGCAGCTGATGGTTTCTCAAAAATACTGGATATATATAAAGAATATGAAGAAATAGTTAATCTATAATTTTTTTAGAGGAGGCTTCAAATAATGAGAGAGTTTATAAAAAATGAGAAGGTTCTTTCTTTAGTCAGAAAAGCGATGGAAAATAAGTTTATAACTTATGAAGAGATAAATGAGGAATTAAAAAGTGATTTTCCAGTAGAAAAAATTGAGCAGCTGATAACAGGAATGATGGAACAAGGGATCGAGATTGTAAGACAAGAAGATCTGGAAAAAGAAAAGAAACTTGCAGCATCTTTGAAAAAAGATAAAGATAAGGACAAAGATAAAGATGAAGAACCTATTTCAAAAACTCAAGATAAAGAGGAATTTCCTGATGAAGATGAAATAGATGACCTTTTAGAAGAGAGAACAGAAGATTTAGATGACTTTGAACATTTCAACCCAGAAGAATTGGAGGAAATAAATGAAGATGAACTTGTAAGTGATGATTTGTTTAATCTTTCAGGGGATATGAAAGTAGATGAACCTATTAAAATGTATCTTCGTGAAATAGGACAGATTCCACTTCTTAGTCATGATGAAGAATTAGAATATGCTAAGAGAGCATTAGAAGGAGACGACTGGGCAAGTAAACAGCTGATAGAGGCAAACCTTAGACTAGTTGTAAGTATAGCTAAAAAACATACTAATAGAGGTCTTAAACTTCTTGATCTGATTCAAGAGGGAAATATAGGGCTGATGAAAGCAGTTGAAAAATTTGAATACAGTAAAGGATATAAATTTTCTACATATGCTACTTGGTGGATAAGACAAGCTATAACAAGAGCTATTGCTGACCAGGGTAGAACAATAAGAATACCAGTACACATGATAGAAACTATCAACAAGATAAAAAAAGAAGCAAGAATTTATTTGCAAGAAACAGGTAAAGATGCTACTCCAGAAGTTTTAGGTGAAAGATTGGGAATGGAAGTAGACAAGGTAAAAGCTATTCAGGAAATGAACCAAGATCCGATATCTCTTGAAACTCCAGTAGGAAGTGAAGAAGATAGTGAATTAGGAGACTTTGTTGAAGATCATAAAATGCTTAATCCATACGAACTTACAAATAGATCTCTTCTTAGAGAGCAGCTTAATGGGGTATTAAATACTCTTAGCAGCAGAGAAGAAAGAGTATTGAGATATAGATATGGTCTAGATGATGGATCACCAAAAACTCTGGAAGAAGTAGGAAAAATATTTAAAGTAACAAGAGAGAGAATAAGACAGATAGAAGTCAAAGCCTTGAGAAAACTTAGACATCCAAGCAGAAGAAAAAAACTGGAAGACTTTAAAGTGTAATAATTTGAGGGAGCCCCAAAAGATAAATAAAATTTATTTGGGGATTCCCTCATTTTTGACTGCAAATATTATGGAGGGAACATGCAGGTATTAAGTATCAAAGAATTAGAAAAAGATATAATAACTAATTTAAGAGAAGAAGATGATTTTAGAGAATTTTTAAATGAAAATTCAAATAAAGAGTTAAAATTTGATAATCATTATACTGGATCAAAAGAACTTGAAGAAATGGATGAATTTGCAGAAGAAACTGTTATTGATTACTTAGAAGAACTTTCTAATATGGAAGTAATAAGTGATGAAGATGAGAATAATTATCTAAAAGATTTAAGAGAGGCTGATAAAGAAAAAGTAATAGTGAAAAATCTTAATGAAGTGGCATCTATAGCTTTTAATTATGTAAAGAATGGAATAGCGTATATGGATGTAGTGCAAGAGGGAACAGTAGGGCTTATAAAAGCTGTTGATTATTTTGATCCTGATAGAAATGGAGATTTTAAAAATTATTCAAAATATTGGATAGCTAGAGAAATAGTTCTGTATATTGAAAATAAAGTAGCAGATATTAGAAATGAATTTAAGAATTTTTTCAAAAATAAAAAAGAAAATTTTGGAAAAGAACATCATCATGAACATGAAGAAGAAATGCATCATGATGAAGTGTACTTGAAAGAAGAAGACCTTCTTCCTACTGTTGAAGCTATTGAAAAAAGAGAAAAAATGGTAGAAAAAAGAATAGACTTTTTCTCTTTGGAAAATAGATTGAGTGAAAGACAGATAGAAGTACTAAACTATTATTTTGGATTTGGAAAAGATAAAAGATATTCTATCTTTGAAATAGAAGATGTGTTAAAATTAGAGAGTGGACAGGGAGAAAATTTGTTTCAAAGTGCTCTTTTGATACTTTCAACAGTAGAAGGGAAGATGTTTTTATGATAACTAAAGATATAATCAACTTTCTGGAGGAAAAATATCCTAGAAGTAATGCAGAAGAATGGGATAATGTAGGTTTGCTAGTAGGAAATAATAAAAAAGATGTAAAAAAAATACAGTTGTCTATAGATGCTACAGAAAAAGCTGTAGATTATGCAGCTCAAAATAATGTGGATATGATAGTAACTCATCATCCTCTAATATTCAAGCCGTTAAAATCTATTGTAATGTCTGAACTTTCTGGGAGAAAAATTATTAAACTTATAGAAAATGGGCTAAATCTATATTCTATACATACTAATTTGGATTCCTCAAAAGATGGATTAAATGATTATATTCTTGAACTGTTGGAAGTAAAAAAATATAAGATAATAGACATAAATGCAAATGATGAAACAGCTGGAATAGGAAGGATGTATACACTGGAAGAAAAAATAACTATTTTGGAATATGCTGATTTTATTAAAACAAAAATGAAAATAAAAAATGTAAGAGTAATAAGTAATGATCTAAAGTCAAAAGTGAAAAAAATAGCTTTAATCAATGGTTCAGGAATGAGTTATTGGAGAAAAGTTAAATCTTTGGGAGCAGATCTTTTTATAACTGGAGATATAGGTTATCATGATGCTTTAGATGCTAAAGAAAGTGGACTGCATCTTATAGATATTGGACACTTTGAAAGTGAAAATTGTTTCTCAGAACTTTTAAAAAAGAATTTAGAGGAGATAGGATTGGAAGTGTTAATATTTAATGATGGTCCTGTTTTTGAAAATTATTAAGGAGAAAACCGTGAAAAAGACTTTTTTTATAATAGGACTACTAACAATATTTAATATTTCTTTTGCCAAACTCAATGACAATTTAAAGATTTTTTCTCAAGATGAAAAAATAAAAGTAGAAAGTAAAATAACTGAATTGGAAGATAAAAGAAAACTTCATATATATGTAAATACACTTCCAACTGATGAGGGATTCAGTGTAGCAGATCCAGAAAAAATTATTATATTAAATATAAAAAAAGATGATTCTGGAAAGAGTAAAATTGAATTAAGTTTTTCGAAAGATATAAATGTAGAAGAATGTCAAGAAGGAATAAATCTTGTTTTAGAAAATGCTGAAAATACTCTGTCTAAAGGAGAAGCGGGAAATTATGCTGTAGAGGTTTTAGATGGAATTGATGGAGTATTAGATAAAATTGATGTAGAAGAACCAATAGTTGTAGAAGAAGAAATTGTAGATGGAGAAAAAAATACATTTTTTATAGGAATGGGTATTGCATTTTTTATAATATTTGCTATTATATTAAGAGTGCTCTTTGTAAAGAAAAAAAGAGATAGTCAAAAAGAAAAATCAAAATAGAAAACAAATTTTTTAAGGTATT
Coding sequences within it:
- a CDS encoding sigma-70 family RNA polymerase sigma factor — encoded protein: MQVLSIKELEKDIITNLREEDDFREFLNENSNKELKFDNHYTGSKELEEMDEFAEETVIDYLEELSNMEVISDEDENNYLKDLREADKEKVIVKNLNEVASIAFNYVKNGIAYMDVVQEGTVGLIKAVDYFDPDRNGDFKNYSKYWIAREIVLYIENKVADIRNEFKNFFKNKKENFGKEHHHEHEEEMHHDEVYLKEEDLLPTVEAIEKREKMVEKRIDFFSLENRLSERQIEVLNYYFGFGKDKRYSIFEIEDVLKLESGQGENLFQSALLILSTVEGKMFL
- a CDS encoding Nif3-like dinuclear metal center hexameric protein; translation: MITKDIINFLEEKYPRSNAEEWDNVGLLVGNNKKDVKKIQLSIDATEKAVDYAAQNNVDMIVTHHPLIFKPLKSIVMSELSGRKIIKLIENGLNLYSIHTNLDSSKDGLNDYILELLEVKKYKIIDINANDETAGIGRMYTLEEKITILEYADFIKTKMKIKNVRVISNDLKSKVKKIALINGSGMSYWRKVKSLGADLFITGDIGYHDALDAKESGLHLIDIGHFESENCFSELLKKNLEEIGLEVLIFNDGPVFENY
- the dnaG gene encoding DNA primase, with amino-acid sequence MRYKSEDIDMLIESLRIEEVVGEFVELKKSGSSYKGLCPFHQDTSPSFMVSPSKNICKCFVCGAGGNPIKFYSEYKKISFIEAVEELSKKYGIPIKGTRNSKKNNENYDKYYKIMEDAHNFFKEYIFSNGGREAMEYLAARKLNPKIIKDNELGFAPNKWNELNDHLISKGYELKDLIALGLVKESENGQYDVFRNRIIFPIYSPTGKIIAFGGRTLENNKEVPKYINSPDTPIFKKGKNLYGLERGSMIKKKNYAMLMEGYMDVLSGYLYGFDVALAPLGTALTEEQGKLLKRYTSNIILSFDSDAAGQSATERSGMILKTLGFNIRVLVLEGAKDPDEYLKLYGKESFLKCVKNSVEIFDFLFKYYSKEYDLSNMMSKQNFINRFKEFFQSVDTDLEKSLYLDKLSKQLNIEKDILKETLIDKNRKKSRKIEEVSENISISREEAASKLEELTLGLILAKNEYFEYFKNKNIKGSLTRKVFQYLKERDEESNIVRELKDNVELTKAETDEWEIVICMAINDFSSEERTNKLLEEIFISWFRIELKEKQRNRENISKTIGLKSIELKLNAADGFSKILDIYKEYEEIVNL
- the rpoD gene encoding RNA polymerase sigma factor RpoD; protein product: MREFIKNEKVLSLVRKAMENKFITYEEINEELKSDFPVEKIEQLITGMMEQGIEIVRQEDLEKEKKLAASLKKDKDKDKDKDEEPISKTQDKEEFPDEDEIDDLLEERTEDLDDFEHFNPEELEEINEDELVSDDLFNLSGDMKVDEPIKMYLREIGQIPLLSHDEELEYAKRALEGDDWASKQLIEANLRLVVSIAKKHTNRGLKLLDLIQEGNIGLMKAVEKFEYSKGYKFSTYATWWIRQAITRAIADQGRTIRIPVHMIETINKIKKEARIYLQETGKDATPEVLGERLGMEVDKVKAIQEMNQDPISLETPVGSEEDSELGDFVEDHKMLNPYELTNRSLLREQLNGVLNTLSSREERVLRYRYGLDDGSPKTLEEVGKIFKVTRERIRQIEVKALRKLRHPSRRKKLEDFKV